In Campylobacter mucosalis, a single window of DNA contains:
- a CDS encoding ribonucleoside triphosphate reductase, producing the protein MREILKRDGKKEEFKAYKIVDAIKKAFASENENYDEQIFTNVVQKVFEYTDIISVEDVQDAIESELFKSGHFNVLKSFMLYRHTHKMQREQILGLNEDTTYINSTQTINEYIGKSDWRIAANSNTSYSNAGLINNTAGKVIANYWLDAVYSKEEGLAHREADYHIHDLDCLTGYCAGWSLRALLNEGFNGVRGRIESRPPRHFREALSQMANFLGILQSEWAGAQAFSSFDTYLAPYVFKDNLSDLEIKKAITSFVFNLNVPARWGQSPFTNVTIDITCPDDLKAQIPTANDIHLFKNIDDENLLNKAKERGKNSLTELTYGDFEPEMKRITKAFYEVLTTGDKNSQPFTFPIPTINITENFNWDSDIAQIIFENTAKMGSSYFQNFIGSQYKKDENGNLVPNENAYKPGHVRSMCCRLQLDLRELLKRGGGLFGSAEMTGSIGVVTINLARLGYLYKNDKKGLYTRLTYLLNLAKSTLEKKRKFITDMYERGLYPYTARYLKHFNNHFSTIGINGMNELLRNFTDDKESIASDFGREFALEMINFLREKIKEFQEQTGNLYNLEATPAEGTTYRFAKEDKKRYDDIIQAGGGENIYYTNSTQLPANFTDDPFKALDLQDELQSAYTGGTVFHLYMKERISSATACKTLVKNILTNYTLPYITITPIFSVCEKHGYIAGEHEFCPLCDEEIVNEYQKENR; encoded by the coding sequence ATGAGAGAAATTTTAAAGCGAGATGGTAAAAAAGAGGAATTTAAAGCCTATAAAATCGTAGATGCGATAAAAAAAGCATTTGCTAGTGAAAACGAAAACTATGATGAGCAAATTTTTACAAATGTGGTGCAAAAAGTCTTTGAATACACTGATATAATCAGCGTTGAGGACGTGCAAGACGCCATTGAGAGTGAGCTTTTTAAAAGCGGACATTTTAACGTTTTAAAGTCATTTATGCTCTATCGCCACACTCACAAAATGCAAAGAGAGCAAATTTTAGGGCTAAACGAGGATACAACCTACATAAACTCAACCCAAACAATTAACGAATACATCGGCAAATCCGACTGGCGAATCGCTGCAAACTCAAATACAAGCTACTCAAACGCAGGGCTAATTAACAATACCGCCGGCAAAGTCATCGCAAACTACTGGCTTGACGCTGTTTATAGCAAAGAAGAGGGCTTAGCACACAGAGAGGCTGACTATCACATACACGACCTTGATTGCCTAACTGGATATTGTGCTGGTTGGTCGCTAAGAGCCTTGCTAAACGAGGGCTTTAACGGCGTTCGTGGTAGGATTGAGAGCCGTCCACCACGACATTTTAGAGAGGCTCTTAGTCAAATGGCAAATTTCTTAGGCATTTTGCAGTCTGAGTGGGCTGGGGCTCAGGCATTTTCTAGCTTTGATACATATCTTGCGCCTTACGTTTTTAAAGATAATTTAAGTGATTTAGAGATTAAAAAGGCAATAACTAGCTTTGTTTTTAACCTAAATGTCCCTGCACGTTGGGGTCAAAGCCCATTTACAAATGTTACGATTGATATTACTTGCCCTGATGATTTAAAGGCTCAAATTCCAACGGCAAATGATATTCATCTGTTTAAAAATATTGATGATGAAAATTTGCTAAACAAAGCAAAAGAACGTGGCAAAAATAGCTTAACCGAGCTTACTTACGGCGATTTTGAGCCTGAGATGAAGCGTATAACAAAGGCATTTTATGAAGTGCTAACAACTGGCGATAAGAACTCGCAGCCATTTACCTTTCCAATACCAACGATAAATATTACTGAGAATTTTAACTGGGATAGCGATATCGCCCAAATTATCTTTGAAAACACCGCAAAAATGGGGTCAAGCTACTTTCAAAATTTTATCGGCTCACAATATAAAAAAGATGAAAACGGCAACTTAGTACCAAACGAAAATGCTTACAAACCAGGACACGTCCGCTCAATGTGCTGTCGCTTACAGCTTGATCTTAGGGAGCTTTTAAAACGTGGTGGTGGGCTTTTTGGTAGTGCTGAGATGACTGGTTCAATTGGCGTTGTAACAATAAATTTAGCACGTCTTGGTTATCTTTATAAAAATGACAAAAAGGGGCTTTACACACGCCTAACCTACCTTTTAAACCTTGCAAAATCAACGCTAGAAAAGAAGAGAAAATTTATAACCGATATGTATGAGCGTGGGCTTTACCCATACACGGCTAGGTATTTAAAGCATTTTAATAACCATTTTAGCACGATTGGTATAAATGGTATGAACGAGCTTTTAAGAAATTTCACGGACGATAAAGAGAGCATCGCAAGTGATTTTGGACGCGAGTTTGCACTTGAAATGATAAATTTCTTACGTGAAAAAATCAAAGAATTTCAAGAACAAACCGGCAACCTTTACAACCTTGAAGCTACACCGGCTGAGGGCACAACATATCGCTTTGCAAAAGAGGATAAAAAACGCTACGATGACATCATTCAAGCTGGTGGTGGTGAAAATATCTATTATACAAACTCAACCCAGCTCCCTGCAAATTTTACAGACGACCCGTTTAAAGCCCTAGATTTACAAGATGAGCTTCAAAGTGCTTACACTGGTGGTACGGTATTTCACCTTTATATGAAAGAGCGTATTAGCTCAGCAACTGCTTGTAAAACGCTAGTAAAAAATATATTAACAAACTACACCCTGCCTTATATAACGATAACACCGATATTTAGCGTCTGCGAAAAACACGGATATATAGCTGGTGAGCACGAGTTTTGTCCGCTTTGTGATGAAGAGATAGTAAATGAATATCAAAAGGAGAACAGATGA
- a CDS encoding CPBP family glutamic-type intramembrane protease, with translation MRNLRFKDILLLSVTLFGYAAYTSTIYFLNDTSDFASLTDFSQRDNYLGLRIQLFWLFLALCYLKFIKYDFSVLKFQITLKSTIFALILFCFLALLMDGYFWLLDILGVAYPASSYIDTSIVIYSLFNGFYEEFFFIGLCLSVNPKIIKGVFIYSLFVRFSFHTYQGVTSALGITLILGCIYFLLYEKLRVKNLYPYFLSHALADIFGLGILYYIF, from the coding sequence ATGAGAAATTTAAGATTTAAAGATATTTTATTACTTTCAGTAACACTTTTTGGCTATGCTGCCTACACCTCAACGATATATTTTCTAAATGACACAAGCGACTTTGCAAGTCTTACTGATTTTAGCCAAAGAGATAATTATTTGGGGCTTAGGATACAACTTTTTTGGCTTTTTTTAGCCCTTTGCTATCTAAAATTTATAAAGTATGATTTTAGCGTTTTGAAATTTCAAATCACACTAAAAAGCACGATTTTTGCCCTGATTTTATTTTGCTTTTTAGCACTTTTAATGGACGGCTATTTTTGGCTTTTAGACATTTTAGGTGTTGCCTATCCAGCCTCATCTTACATTGACACCTCAATCGTCATCTACTCGCTTTTTAACGGCTTTTATGAGGAATTTTTCTTTATTGGGCTCTGCCTTAGCGTAAATCCTAAAATTATAAAAGGCGTTTTTATCTACTCCTTGTTTGTTCGCTTCTCATTTCACACCTATCAAGGCGTGACGTCAGCACTTGGAATCACGCTTATTTTGGGGTGTATTTACTTTTTGTTGTATGAGAAATTAAGAGTTAAAAATCTCTATCCATACTTCTTATCTCACGCTTTGGCTGATATTTTTGGGCTTGGAATTTTATATTATATTTTTTAA
- a CDS encoding bile acid:sodium symporter family protein — MKALLFPFLAVIFSLFCYSFAEFFVPFKGLIIPCLMTIMLGMGLTLNLSEFRGVWAKKYAVVFGVAIQFVAMPLFALLVSKIFGFNEALTIGMMLVGTSAGGTASNVITYLAKGDVALSVSMTLVSTLVSIILMPILMWFYVDARVDLPVMSMLFDLIKITLLPLVVGACLNTFFNKFINSFKPFLPIVSMVAIIFIIGVIVAVNAKNFADVGVVVACAVAVHNVLGMLSGYFGAMAFGFDKKTARTIAIEVGMQNSGLSVALAMKYFTSVSALAGAIFSIWHNISGAIFAGWCSKSQD, encoded by the coding sequence ATGAAAGCACTTTTATTTCCGTTTTTAGCAGTGATTTTTTCGCTGTTTTGTTATAGTTTTGCTGAGTTTTTTGTGCCTTTTAAAGGGCTTATTATACCTTGTTTGATGACGATAATGCTTGGTATGGGGCTTACACTAAATTTAAGTGAATTTCGCGGTGTTTGGGCTAAAAAATATGCGGTCGTTTTTGGTGTGGCGATTCAGTTTGTAGCTATGCCACTTTTTGCACTTCTTGTTTCAAAAATTTTTGGCTTTAATGAGGCACTTACGATTGGTATGATGCTTGTTGGCACGAGTGCTGGGGGGACGGCGTCAAACGTGATAACCTACCTTGCAAAGGGTGACGTGGCGTTGTCTGTGAGTATGACGCTTGTTTCTACGCTTGTTTCAATTATTTTAATGCCGATTTTAATGTGGTTTTATGTGGATGCTAGGGTTGATTTGCCGGTGATGTCAATGCTTTTTGACTTAATTAAAATCACGCTTTTACCGCTTGTGGTGGGTGCTTGTTTAAATACATTTTTTAATAAATTCATAAACTCATTTAAGCCGTTTTTGCCCATAGTTTCAATGGTTGCCATTATCTTTATAATCGGCGTGATTGTAGCGGTTAATGCTAAGAATTTTGCTGATGTTGGCGTAGTTGTGGCTTGTGCAGTGGCTGTGCATAACGTGCTTGGTATGTTAAGCGGATATTTTGGGGCTATGGCGTTTGGCTTTGATAAAAAGACGGCTAGGACGATTGCCATTGAGGTTGGTATGCAAAACTCTGGTCTTAGTGTGGCTTTGGCGATGAAGTATTTTACATCAGTTTCGGCGCTTGCTGGTGCGATTTTTAGCATTTGGCATAACATTTCAGGTGCGATTTTTGCTGGGTGGTGCAGTAAAAGCCAAGATTAG
- a CDS encoding HNH endonuclease family protein → MEHTLFKPLCKMLIDDKGRLKILFIKCDEQENALRIFNTLNNRGLPLSDADIFKGIIYGYQKDKDSKENFAKGWRELEESLKEKDISIDTIFTYYTHVIRARNKDKSKEIASRKFYTKERLKDGNLFNELKELSDFWLGVFNENFSQRALQFLDVINHFPNQYPKSLISAFYFYCKDNKKDFFSDKILLPFLSKAISNILAIYINNPTVNAVKDPIFNAYVNLYDNGNLDFRVDVKSILDVKNRFKEDFLRSGALTKTLISLNLYLQYENQNIIKGEVEHILPRNWQDTCYQNITKDEHQRYIESIGNKMWLEKSLNIKTSNHYFKSKKERYKTSSFLEAKQLSELPQDEWGKNDIINRENEIFEILYSFIRQNL, encoded by the coding sequence ATGGAGCACACGCTTTTTAAGCCACTTTGTAAAATGTTAATAGACGATAAAGGTCGTTTAAAAATTTTATTTATCAAATGTGATGAGCAAGAAAATGCACTTAGAATTTTTAATACATTAAACAACAGAGGTTTGCCACTAAGTGATGCTGATATCTTTAAAGGCATAATTTACGGATATCAAAAAGATAAAGATAGCAAAGAAAACTTTGCCAAAGGGTGGCGAGAGCTAGAAGAAAGTCTAAAAGAAAAAGATATTAGCATAGATACTATTTTTACATATTACACGCACGTTATTAGAGCTAGAAATAAGGATAAAAGCAAAGAGATAGCTTCTAGAAAATTTTATACAAAAGAGCGTTTAAAAGATGGCAATCTTTTTAATGAGTTAAAAGAGCTTTCGGATTTTTGGCTTGGTGTTTTTAATGAAAATTTTAGCCAAAGGGCGTTGCAATTTCTTGATGTGATCAACCACTTCCCTAATCAGTATCCAAAATCGCTCATATCAGCATTTTATTTTTACTGCAAAGACAATAAAAAAGATTTTTTTAGTGATAAAATTTTATTGCCATTTTTATCAAAAGCAATATCAAATATACTTGCGATTTACATAAACAATCCAACCGTCAATGCTGTTAAAGACCCAATATTTAATGCGTATGTCAATCTTTACGATAACGGCAATTTGGATTTTAGAGTTGATGTAAAAAGTATATTAGATGTTAAAAATAGATTTAAAGAGGATTTTTTAAGAAGTGGTGCTTTAACAAAGACTTTAATATCTTTAAATTTATACTTGCAATACGAAAATCAAAATATAATAAAAGGTGAAGTAGAACATATCTTACCTAGAAACTGGCAAGATACCTGCTATCAAAATATAACCAAAGATGAGCATCAAAGATACATAGAAAGTATTGGCAATAAAATGTGGCTAGAAAAATCTTTAAACATAAAGACCAGTAATCATTATTTTAAATCTAAAAAAGAGAGATATAAGACATCAAGCTTTTTAGAAGCTAAGCAGTTATCAGAGTTACCGCAAGATGAGTGGGGTAAGAATGATATTATTAACAGAGAGAACGAAATTTTTGAAATATTATATAGTTTTATAAGACAAAATTTATAA